In a single window of the Pirellulales bacterium genome:
- a CDS encoding ATP-binding protein, with product MSEKKCKPHCISTQKLAQKIYVERQQAGTIRIDRTFAWLMAAQWVFGILLAAWVSPFTWKGTASEIHPHVPLAVLLGGMISVLPITLALWRPGWVITRHTIAVAQMLTSALWIHLSGGRIETHFHIFGSLAFLAWYRDWTVLITATVVVIADHLVRGLLWPQSIYGVLDASLLRTLEHAAWVVFEDAILIIYCIRGQKELRAIAQQEAEIKIAYEDVERQISARTRELEIKSDILLDALQQARIATKAKSEFLANMSHEIRTPMTAILGYAELLLVDGDLNKAPDSRLESIRTIQRNGEHLLGIINDILDLSKIESGKLNLELLKHAPQNLVDDVLTLMLVRARAKGLALKAIYETAIPATIQTDPLRLRQILVNLVGNAIKFTEHGGVRLEIRLVNSFTPRMEFDVIDTGIGLSDEQRQRLFHAFSQADNSMSRKFGGTGLGLTISKRLARMLGGDVSIVESTVGVGTRFRATVLTGPLLGVPLIEPCHRSSESLNLPSRPENSLLSITLNGHRVLLAEDGPDNQRLISHVLRKAGATVNIVENGKQAVDEALRANTVGEAYDVVLMDMQMPVLDGYEATMQLRARGYCQPIVALTAHAMSGDRDKCIAAGCDEYATKPIDRGKLYQIIQAVTHRARPNDLMAEHVLHAQVSS from the coding sequence ATGAGCGAAAAAAAGTGCAAGCCGCATTGCATCTCCACCCAAAAACTCGCCCAAAAGATTTATGTCGAGCGCCAGCAGGCTGGTACGATTCGAATCGACCGGACTTTCGCCTGGTTAATGGCCGCGCAATGGGTGTTTGGAATATTGCTGGCGGCCTGGGTTTCCCCATTTACCTGGAAAGGGACCGCGAGCGAGATCCATCCGCACGTTCCGTTGGCGGTATTGCTGGGCGGTATGATCAGCGTGTTACCCATCACGCTGGCTCTGTGGCGGCCGGGTTGGGTAATAACGCGGCATACCATTGCCGTTGCGCAAATGTTGACATCGGCGCTTTGGATTCATCTTTCCGGCGGGCGAATAGAAACGCACTTTCATATTTTCGGCTCGCTCGCATTTTTGGCCTGGTATCGAGACTGGACGGTATTAATCACGGCCACGGTGGTGGTGATCGCGGATCATCTGGTCCGCGGTTTGTTATGGCCTCAATCCATTTATGGAGTTCTGGATGCTAGCCTGCTAAGGACACTCGAACATGCCGCATGGGTGGTGTTTGAGGATGCGATTTTGATCATTTACTGTATCCGCGGTCAAAAGGAATTGCGGGCCATCGCTCAACAAGAAGCGGAAATAAAAATTGCCTACGAGGACGTGGAGCGGCAAATCTCCGCCCGCACTCGGGAACTGGAAATCAAATCGGACATTTTATTGGATGCCTTGCAGCAGGCTCGCATTGCGACAAAAGCTAAAAGCGAATTCTTGGCAAACATGAGTCATGAAATCCGCACCCCCATGACAGCCATTCTGGGGTACGCGGAACTGCTGCTGGTTGATGGAGATCTGAATAAGGCGCCGGACAGCCGCTTAGAGTCTATCCGCACAATTCAGCGTAATGGCGAGCACTTGCTGGGCATCATCAATGACATTCTAGACCTTTCCAAGATCGAGTCAGGCAAGCTGAATCTTGAGCTACTAAAGCATGCACCCCAGAACCTGGTCGACGATGTCTTAACCCTGATGTTGGTCCGTGCCCGGGCAAAAGGACTGGCCCTGAAGGCTATTTATGAGACCGCAATCCCCGCCACAATTCAAACCGATCCGCTGCGTCTCCGTCAAATTCTGGTGAATCTCGTGGGGAACGCGATTAAATTCACCGAGCATGGAGGGGTGCGTCTGGAGATCCGGCTAGTAAACAGTTTTACGCCTCGGATGGAATTTGACGTCATTGACACCGGTATTGGTCTTTCGGATGAGCAACGTCAACGGCTATTTCACGCTTTTTCCCAGGCCGATAATTCGATGAGCCGCAAATTTGGCGGGACAGGCCTGGGATTGACCATCTCTAAAAGGCTAGCAAGGATGCTGGGAGGCGATGTCTCGATTGTGGAATCCACGGTGGGTGTCGGCACGCGCTTTCGAGCAACAGTGCTGACAGGGCCCCTCTTGGGCGTTCCGTTGATTGAACCATGCCACAGATCCTCTGAATCGTTGAACCTCCCTTCGCGGCCGGAAAATTCATTGCTTTCGATTACCTTGAATGGTCATCGCGTGCTCTTGGCGGAGGATGGTCCCGATAATCAGCGGCTAATTTCACATGTCCTCCGCAAAGCGGGAGCCACGGTCAATATCGTGGAAAATGGCAAACAAGCCGTCGACGAAGCGCTGCGGGCAAATACCGTCGGCGAGGCTTATGACGTCGTGCTGATGGATATGCAAATGCCGGTGCTGGATGGCTACGAGGCAACCATGCAATTACGCGCGCGGGGATATTGCCAGCCGATTGTCGCCTTAACGGCACATGCCATGAGCGGTGATCGGGACAAATGCATCGCGGCGGGTTGCGATGAATACGCCACTAAGCCCATCGACCGCGGAAAGCTCTATCAGATCATCCAGGCAGTAACGCATCGCGCGCGGCCCAATGATCTCATGGCAGAACATGTCCTCCACGCACAGGTATCAAGCTAA